A genomic stretch from Bos javanicus breed banteng chromosome 3, ARS-OSU_banteng_1.0, whole genome shotgun sequence includes:
- the UTP11 gene encoding probable U3 small nucleolar RNA-associated protein 11, with protein sequence MAAAFRKAAKSRQREHRERSQPGFRKHLGLLEKKKDYKLRADDYRKKQEYLRALRKKALEKNPDEFYYKMTRVKLQDGVHVIKETKEEVTPEQLKLMRTQDIKYIEMKRVAEAKKIERLKAELHLLDFQGKQQNKHVFFFDTKKEVEQFDIATHLRTAPELVDRVFNRPTIETLQKEKVKGVNNQTRLKRIAKERQKQYDCLTQRIERERKLFVIAQKIQTRKDLLDKTQKVKVKKETVNSPAIYKFESRRKR encoded by the exons ATGGCGGCGGCATTTCGGAAGGCGGCTAAGTCCAGGCAGCGGGAACACCGAGAGCGAAGCCAG cCCGGCTTTCGAAAACATCTGGGCctgctggagaaaaagaaagattacaAGCTTCGTGCAGA TGACTACCGGAAAAAGCAAGAATACCTCAGAGCTCTCCGGAAAAAGGCTCTGGAAAAAAATCCAGATGAATTCTACTATAAAATGACCCGGGTTAAACTCCAG GATGGAGTTCATGTTATTAAGGAGACGAAGGAAGAAGTAACTCCAGAACAGCTGAAGCTAATGAGAACTCAGGATATcaaatatatagaaatgaaaagggTTGCAGAAGCAAAG AAAATTGAAAGACTAAAAGCAGAGCTCCATCTGCTGGATTTCCAGGGGAAGCAACAGAAtaaacatgtgtttttttttgacACCAAAAAGGAAG TTGAACAGTTTGATATTGCCACTCACCTGCGAACAGCCCCAGAACTAGTTGACAGAGTCTTTAACAGACCCACGATAGAGACCTTGcagaaggagaaagtgaaaggagTTAACAATCAGACTCGACTTAAG CGGATAGCGAAAGAGAGGCAGAAGCAGTATGACTGCCTGACACAGCGGATTGAGCGTGAGAGGAAATTGTTCGTTATTGCGCAGAAAATTCAGACTCGCAAAGACCTTCTG gaTAAAACTCAGAAGgtaaaagtgaagaaagaaacgGTGAACTCCCCAGCTATTTACAAATTTGAGAGTCGTCGGAAGCGTTGA
- the FHL3 gene encoding four and a half LIM domains protein 3: MSEAFDCAKCSESLYGRKYIQTDDGPYCVPCYDNTFANTCAECQQLIGHDSRELFYEDRHFHEGCFRCCRCQRSLADEPFTCQDSELLCNDCYCSAFSSQCSACGETVMPGSRKLEYGGQTWHEHCFLCSGCEQPLGSRSFVPDKGAHYCVPCYENKFAPRCARCSKTLTQGGVTYRDQPWHRECLVCTGCQTPLAGQQFTSREDDPYCVTCFGELFAPKCSSCKRPITGLGGGKYVSFEDRHWHHSCFSCARCSTSLVGQGFVPDGDQVLCQGCSQAGP; the protein is encoded by the exons ATGagcgaagcctttgactgtgccaAATGCAGCGAGTCCCTGTACGGGCGCAAATACATCCAGACAGACGATGGCCCCTACTGCGTGCCCTGCTATGACAACACCTTCGCCAACACATGTGCCGAGTGCCAGCAGCTGATCGGACACGACTCACGG GAGCTGTTCTATGAAGACCGCCACTTCCACGAGGGCTGCTTCCGCTGCTGCCGCTGCCAGCGCTCCCTAGCCGACGAGCCCTTCACCTGCCAGGACAGCGAGCTGCTCTGTAACGACTGCTACTGCAGTGCCTTCTCCTCGCAGTGCTCTGCTTGCGGGGAGACCGTCATGCCCG GGTCCCGGAAGCTGGAGTACGGAGGCCAGACGTGGCATGAGCACTGCTTCCTGTGCAGCGGCTGTGAGCAGCCGCTGGGTTCCCGTTCCTTTGTGCCCGACAAGGGCGCTCACTACTGCGTGCCCTGCTATGAGAACAAGTTTGCTCCTCGCTGCGCCCGCTGCAGCAAG ACGCTGACGCAGGGTGGCGTGACATACCGTGACCAGCCCTGGCATCGAGAATGCCTGGTCTGCACTGGGTGCCAGACGCCCCTGGCAGGGCAGCAGTTCACCTCCCGAGAGGACGATCCCTACTGCGTGACCTGTTTTGGAGAACTCTTTGCACCAAAGTGCAGCAGCTGCAAGCGCCCCATCACAG GACTCGGTGGAGGCAAGTATGTGTCCTTCGAAGACCGCCACTGGCACCACAGCTGCTTCTCCTGCGCCCGCTGCTCCACCTCCCTGGTGGGTCAGGGCTTCGTGCCGGACGGAGACCAAGTGCTGTGCCAGGGTTGCAGCCAGGCAGGGCCCTGA